A genomic region of Trifolium pratense cultivar HEN17-A07 linkage group LG3, ARS_RC_1.1, whole genome shotgun sequence contains the following coding sequences:
- the LOC123916434 gene encoding probable long-chain-alcohol O-fatty-acyltransferase 1 has product MEGEIETFIKVWIIAIASLCYCYYISSKIPKGILRLLSILPILYLFLILPLNLYSFHLGGPTIFFLVWLSTFKLILFSFNQPPLFPLPNNIFHFISIASLPINPQKPNPTTLFSSKKPNLPLTCFKVVILGVIICCYDYSEHMHPYFILFLYCCHMYLGIELVLALCAAPVRTLFGFEIESQFNEPYLSTSLQDFWGRRWNLMVTRTLRLTVYNPIRHAIKSNVGSTWANYIATLATFVVSGLMHEIIYYYLTRVSPTWEVTWFFVLHGVFTSVEVAVKKIALRRGWRLHRAISGPLTLAFLAVTGNWLFFPPLERNGVVTKAIGEYAIMVDFVKDKLPLHLFS; this is encoded by the coding sequence ATGGAAGGTGAAATTGAGACATTCATTAAGGTATGGATTATAGCCATAGCATCTCTATGTTATTGTTATTACATATCTTCCAAAATCCCCAAAGGCATCTTAAGGCTTCTCTCAATCCTCCCAATTCTCTACCTCTTCCTCATCCTTCCTTTAAACCTCTATTCCTTCCACCTTGGTGGCCCTACAATCTTCTTCCTTGTTTGGCTTTCAACTTTCAAACTCATTCTTTTCTCCTTCAATCAACCTCCTCTTTTCCCTCTCCCAAACAACATCTTCCATTTCATTTCCATAGCCTCACTTCCCATCAACCCCCAAAAACCAAATCCAACAACCCTTTTTTCATCTAAAAAACCAAATTTGCCCCTCACTTGTTTTAAAGTAGTTATATTGGGTGTAATCATATGTTGCTATGACTATAGTGAACATATGCACCCTTATTTCATATTGTTCCTTTATTGTTGCCACATGTATCTCGGGATCGAACTCGTGTTAGCACTTTGTGCTGCACCGGTTCGAACCCTGTTCGGTTTTGAAATCGAATCGCAATTCAATGAACCGTACTTATCCACTTCTCTTCAAGACTTTTGGGGTCGTAGGTGGAACCTCATGGTAACCCGTACGCTACGCCTTACTGTATACAACCCCATTCGCCATGCCATTAAATCTAATGTGGGTTCCACGTGGGCCAATTATATTGCCACGTTGGCCACATTTGTTGTGTCTGGTCTTATGCACGAGATTATTTATTATTACCTTACACGTGTGTCTCCCACATGGGAGGTCACATGGTTTTTTGTGCTTCATGGTGTATTTACTTCCGTTGAGGTTGCGGTAAAGAAGATTGCTCTCCGCCGTGGGTGGCGGCTGCACCGAGCTATATCTGGACCGCTTACGTTGGCGTTTTTGGCTGTTACTGGGAATTGGTTGTTTTTTCCTCCGTTGGAGAGGAATGGTGTTGTTACGAAGGCTATTGGAGAGTATGCAATTATGGTGGATTTTGTCAAAGATAAGTTACCATTACATTTGTttagttaa